Part of the Lycium ferocissimum isolate CSIRO_LF1 chromosome 6, AGI_CSIRO_Lferr_CH_V1, whole genome shotgun sequence genome, GATCTTGTTTATTTACAAGCCTTTTCTTTAAATGCTTATCCACTTTTGGTGTCCTGTTAGTTAACACAACACTTTTTCCTAAATATAGGAATGATGGGCTCCGGCAAAACAACTGTGGGCCGGATTTTGGCAGAAACACTGGGATATTCCTTTTTCGACTGGTTAGCTTAAGTAGCATATATTTTTTGGATTCTGTTCTCCGTAAATTGTAGATTCATGAGAAATGTCATTTCAAGTTTTCAATAGTTTGTTAGGGCTATCTAAGTAAATGGCATGCCTAGTGAAGCTCGAGTCATCTTGTCATTAACTATCGTTTGAGTCATTCTCTTTTGTCCATCCTTCAGTGACAGGCTGATAGAGCAGGCTGTTGGTGGAACTACTGTAGCTGAAATCTTTAAGCTTCGTGGAGAGAACTTCTTCAGGAACAATGAGGTTAGGAGCTGCACAACTTCCTTCTTGTgcttttttcttgttcttgctgCCGCATATCTAAGCAACATATCTAAGCAACCGTGTTGTGTTATACAAAGTGCTTAATTAATGGAAGGAGGTACTACAATTGTGTTAATATGTTGGAGTCCTTTTTATAGGCGTTGTTTTCAGTCTAGTAACATGACCGTTCAGTACAGATTGAACTGTTGGAAATCAATAGCTTAAACTCTCAAGTATGACGtgttttgaatatgtgaattggaAGTGAAACTTTGACCAGATTGAACTAAGTGATGAATGAGCTGCCATCTTTGACATGTCAGGTGAAATTGCACATGTAAACTCTCATAGTAGCTTTCTTGGCAAATAAGTgcggcttttttttttcttttttttttttttttttttttttttttttttgtggtgctTGTATAAATGCAAACATAATTGGTGAAATATCCAGTAAATTGCAAGTTGCCATACTTTTCGGTTTTGAagtgagaaaatgaaaattgCTCACAAAACCAAGTTTTCTTCCTCATTTTGGAAAATGGATATTGAGCATGTTGGTTGGATGGGAAAAGTGGGGGAATAGTGAACTGTGTCATATTTGTGTGGAAAATGAGGGAGTGGGCAAACCCATTGAATTTAAAATTAGCTGGTGAATATCAGATTTATCAAAATTAAATCTAAAGCTTTTATAAATTCAGAGGGCATGTCGGGCGATGTTTCATCTGGATTTCTGAACTACCAGTTGTCAGTGCGAAGaagatttttttctattttagatTTGTACCTAAATTGTGTTCAATTGTCGTTGATTAGATCTTGTGCTTTATACTACAAAGAGGCAAATTTGACGAGAATAACTGCAATTGGTTATTGTCTAGTTCCCCTGACAATTAGTTGCACGGAGTATGGAGTGCACTTCAGGTCTTCATTGAATGATAAGTTACAGGACAAATTAGTATCAGCCATATGAATCTACTGATAGTCATGATTTCTGCAGTTTAGATTTTATTGATCTGATGCACCTAAGTACAGTCAGACCTTTCTATAACAACCACCTCTATAACAAAATTTCACTGTAACAGGCAATTTTTCATTGGAATAGActttgtatgttatatttttcttctctgtAACATCTTTTACTTATAAAAAGCAACATCCATCATTATAatggtacactctttgtaaattTACTCTGTAATAACCTTACTTAAATACCTATGTATTTATaataaccaaaaagaaaagactattaattatattttattggAACATAACTTTAATAAATTTTGTAAATTCCAACAAGGAATCTAGAACGTTAAAACTCTTGTAACTTGGAGTATcagaaattaaaagataaagttGGGGACTTTTTGTATTTTGCCATTTTCGACACATTCCATATTACATTCCTTCCCCCATTCTGCCCTTTCTTCATTGTCATTCATGTCCTCTTTTGGGTAAGTTTTGTTTATAATAGCAATAAAATCCAAATGTCTAatgctgttataggtgtatacAAGCAATCGCTATAATAGGCATAAAAAAGTCCGGAGACACGAGGTTGTTATAGAAAGGTTTAGTTGTATATACACAAGCTTTAGATTGTCTCAGTTGCACGTGAGATACAATACATCTTAGTTACTATACTTCTACATCTACTTTACCAAGTCTAGATGATATTAGCACTCTGCTACTCCACGTgaacaattttaattggtcttACCATTGAGTTGATTGTTTCTTTCCTTTCATTCCTGATATTAAATGGTTTTTCATTCTATATCTTCTATTTAGACGGAGGTATTGCACAAGCTATCTTTGATGCATCGGCTTGTTGTTTCAACGGGTGGAGGTGCAGTCGTTCGACCcattaattggtatttgaatcAGATTACATTAATTAAAGATTACATTAATTAACTTTTTGTGACTACTGGATCTTATATTGTGGCTTTCTGGCGACATGCTTATTTGGCTCCTATTAACACTATTCTCAGGAGACATATGCACAAGGGTATTAGTGTTTGGTTAGATGTTCCTTTAGAAGCTTTGGCCAAGAGAATTACTGCTGAAGGAACTAAGTCTCGTCCCCTTTTACATGAAGAATCAGGAGACATTTATGATAAGGTAGTTTTCCTTCCAGTAGGCAGTTGGAATTTCCTGTTTTGATTTGTATGTCTTGCACCAAAGCTGATATGTCATGTTCTTCCTGTTGATACCCTCTTTGGCTTTGGTTAGACTTTGAAACGGTTAACTACTTTAATGGAGACGAGGGGTGACAATTATGCCAATGCCAGTGCCAGGGTTTCACTAGAAAGTATGAATTCCTCATCCTTTGTTTCCTCTTGTCCATAAGTAGTACTTTTTGAGAATTAGTTTTTTCCGAACGAAGCATCACACATTTTTCTTCAGAACTCTACTTTTTGTGGTCTGTATGCTGAAGTTTAGATGTTCCTTCTTTGCAGATATTGCAGTGAAACGGGAAAAAGATGTGTGCCATATTACTCCTACTGAAATCGCTTTAGAGGTCCCTACTATCTCTTGGCTCTCGGCCTCTGTGCCTCTTTGCATGCACGTGTGTTAGTGCTCATACATATTTCTTGACATCCTGAAAACGATTATCTTCTCATACTTCTGAATTCCATTTGCATGTGCACGTGCATTTGTGCATTTCTTCACCTTCTTTGTGTCGGGCCAAATTCAATATGCTTCTCACTAAACTACATCCACTGTGTGCATGTGTGCAGGTTCTTATACAAATTGAGAACTTCTTAAAGCACCAAGAGAGCGTTGTTGTGCTATAAGAGTTTTCGCTTCCAATAGCGGGGAGGAGGGTGGTTTGGTGCTCGACTTGATCTTTGCTCGCTTGACAAGGGCATGATTTTAGGTGTTCGAGACACTTGGAAGTTTTGataatgtttttcttttgtttgttatTATTATGCACTGGATATGTAATTGTATATAATCAACCCCATTTGTTGGATCTGTAGTCTGTCCTAAATGTCCAATTGTTGTATACTAAGAACGCAAACTCAATAATTATGTGGTTATTTCACCATTTGTGAcagaattaaatatttaaatttctCGAGATAAAGAGTATCAGATTTCAAGCTCTCACTTAGATCACACACAGAACAACTGTTATTCATTATAGTTTAAGCCATGGCACTTGAATATTTTAATGAAGTGGATGCCAATTACCTACTTTTTGCACTTCCAAAATTCATTAAGCTGACCCTCTATAAATAAGGTGAAAATTCCGTTTGGAGCCAAAAGAGTATCTTAAAGTGTTTGGTACAGCAACATTACTATGTTGGGATACTACCAACCAAATGGATTTCATCAACTAACTACTGCAGTCCATTTTGAATTTGAGCTTAACTTTTATTCTACAAAAGAAGGCGATGGTGGAAATAACATGGTGGGGGAAAAAGGAAGTGGAACTTACATGGGGACTATTGAATTTTCCAAATCTGAAATAAAATAGGATGAGTTATGACTACTATGTTAATATTGCTTAACATCATTTATCTGATGAAATAAGAACACTTGGAAACTATTCCATTTCTAGACGACATTTATGTTACTCTGTATTCTTGTCCTTTTTCCAAAATGATTTGTCTTGCTTTCTATATTATCTTGCATGGTTTCTTCACTTCCGTTATTTGCTTTTCTAACCTAATTTGCAttctcttgagccgagagtCTATCAGGAACATCCTCTCTACCTCTTAAGGTAGGGAAATGGTCTGCGTACGCTCTGCCTttcccaaaccccacttgtgagattactttttgttgttgtaataaaAATCACACAAAATAAATACGGTATTGGGAAAGGGGAAGGGGGAAGTTGGTCCACCAAATCGTACAAGCtatgcatttttggaggatcgcCAACACAACTagtgatatttttttataagtCTGAGCAACATAGAGCTCCTTTATACTGCAAAAAATTATCCAAGTAAAAAATGGAAAACTCAAATGGCAGGAACCCTTTATCGGAATTACAATGACAAAGTGAACTACCAAAGTAGACCTTGATGTCTGCATTAATCCTAGGCAAGCATGCTTTTCTAAAGTTTTGTTCCTTGACATTATAATACAGGAAACTTGTAAAATTCAGATCCAGTAGTATTTTCCCATTTTGAACACAACAGGCTATTTTGGACAGAGATGGAAAAAATGAAACGACGACATGGACACTGAGGAATCATATAGTTAATCGACCCCAAATAACTTGGGATTGATGTCTACTAGTTGTTGAGGACAACTGATTATTTCAAACATGTCTGAATCCATCGTCATTAGAGAAATGACAGCTTGGAAGTCCACAATATTCAACAGTATTGCGGTTACAAATATATCGAGTAGCGAACTGTCAAGTCGAGCACTGTTTGAAATGCACTTGAATAGTTGAATCTGCAAAGAATCTGGCTGGAATTCTGACAAGCAGAAAACCTAGGCTTGTTTTTTATAACCTCAGCTGAATAGCAGAGTTGAAATATTTGAGCAGTGTCAGAAAAATTTGTTGATCCTTTTCTCCTTGACAATTACAAACTATTGCTCATTGCCTTTGTTACGCTAGAATTTGTCCAAGAATTTATGTAGCAGCTTTCCACAAATGTATTTGAAACACAACTCACATCTACGACTCCCCCAGTCTGGCACTGAAAGTTGAACCAGAAGCACTTACCTTTATCTGGA contains:
- the LOC132059416 gene encoding shikimate kinase, chloroplastic — translated: MEARVSQSLQLSSWINSDKVVRKSSGSLCFSEKWNEKRRNRIVVSCHLQPRKAARSDKRVELKVSCSSHNVQASVLESGCLSASIDEIETLKNKAEEVEEYLDGRCVYLVGMMGSGKTTVGRILAETLGYSFFDCDRLIEQAVGGTTVAEIFKLRGENFFRNNETEVLHKLSLMHRLVVSTGGGAVVRPINWRHMHKGISVWLDVPLEALAKRITAEGTKSRPLLHEESGDIYDKTLKRLTTLMETRGDNYANASARVSLENIAVKREKDVCHITPTEIALEVLIQIENFLKHQESVVVL